Genomic DNA from Bernardetia sp.:
TTTATTAGTCTATCCTAATCCAATACAGGATGTAGTCAAAGTAAAATCTAAGGATAAAATTTTAGCCATTGATATTTTGAATGTACAAGGGCAAGTTGTTAGTTCTGTTCAGAATTCTAATACCATTAAGCTAAACAATGTAGCTAAGGGAATGTATCTTTTGAAAGTAACAACAGACAAAGGAATTCAGACCAAGCGTATTGTAAAGGAGTAAATATTATTAGCGACATAGAAGTAAAATCTAATATCTATGACATTGTTGGTGGTAATCTTACTGCTGATGTAAGAATTGCACCTATTAAATTTTCCAATGTAGAAGCATTGAACCAACTTTTTGATATTAGAGTGGGAGAAAAATAACAGACTATTATAGTAGCACTTTCGCAAAGTTATTTTTTGACAAAATATTGTTTCGTTTCTCCATAGTGCTGGGTTTACAAGTCCAATACTATGGAGAAACGAACTTTACAAAATTAACTGTAATAAGGTTTATTACTTAACTAAGTTAATTTATCTTGTTATTTGATTCGTTTTATGTATGACAACTCATAAACAGAGATTTGCACTTTTTCTTGTATTATTCTTTTTTAGTGTATTATATGTTTCTACATATTTACTAGAATCAAATATTTTCTCTACCCATACATTTAGCCTTGTAGAGACTATAAAAGAAGATGCAAAGCCAAACTATGACGATATAGATA
This window encodes:
- a CDS encoding T9SS type A sorting domain-containing protein; the protein is LLVYPNPIQDVVKVKSKDKILAIDILNVQGQVVSSVQNSNTIKLNNVAKGMYLLKVTTDKGIQTKRIVKE